A single region of the Pseudorhodoplanes sp. genome encodes:
- a CDS encoding TetR/AcrR family transcriptional regulator, whose amino-acid sequence MSDKSTRDHIVEAADQLFYHHGYEHTSFSDIADAVSISRGNFYYYFKTKDEILDAVIAARLANTQQMLDRWEREGQTPVDRIRSFIHILIANRADIKKFGCPVGTLNMELAKLGHDSRAEAKSLFTLFRTWLRKQFTLLVGKEDADALAMHVLVISQGVATLAATFHDDRFIEREVQRICDWLSAYTRAGAPKTRRSRTN is encoded by the coding sequence ATGAGCGACAAGTCGACCCGCGACCACATCGTTGAAGCTGCCGATCAGCTCTTCTACCACCACGGCTACGAGCACACCTCGTTCTCGGACATTGCCGACGCGGTCAGCATCTCGCGCGGCAATTTCTACTACTACTTCAAGACCAAGGACGAAATTCTCGACGCAGTGATCGCGGCGCGGCTGGCGAACACGCAGCAAATGCTTGATCGATGGGAGCGCGAGGGGCAGACGCCGGTGGACCGCATTCGAAGCTTCATCCACATCCTCATCGCCAACCGTGCCGACATCAAGAAATTCGGCTGCCCGGTCGGAACCCTGAATATGGAACTCGCCAAGCTCGGCCACGACTCGCGCGCCGAAGCGAAGTCGCTGTTCACGCTGTTCCGCACCTGGCTGCGCAAGCAATTCACCCTGCTCGTCGGCAAGGAGGATGCGGACGCGCTTGCGATGCATGTCCTCGTCATCAGCCAGGGCGTCGCCACGCTCGCCGCCACGTTTCATGACGACAGGTTCATCGAGCGCGAAGTACAGCGGATTTGCGACTGGCTGTCGGCCTATACCCGCGCCGGCGCGCCTAAGACGCGACGGTCACGCACCAACTAG
- a CDS encoding DUF2853 family protein yields the protein MAEDWAADVKKYASNADDNTIAGIVRYCGIALQKRDSSLVSLADKEEVGRVRENFLKKKLGLTNTDTELDEAISAVAAKMKGDRTKNRVTLYYLLAEHFGKLSAFT from the coding sequence ATGGCTGAAGACTGGGCTGCCGACGTCAAAAAATACGCGAGCAACGCGGACGACAATACGATTGCCGGGATTGTCCGCTATTGCGGGATCGCACTGCAAAAAAGAGATTCGTCACTTGTGTCCTTAGCGGACAAAGAGGAAGTCGGACGTGTACGCGAAAATTTTCTGAAGAAAAAGCTCGGCTTGACGAACACGGACACTGAACTGGATGAAGCGATCTCGGCAGTCGCAGCCAAGATGAAGGGCGATCGTACGAAGAACCGGGTTACGCTCTACTATCTTCTGGCCGAACATTTCGGGAAGCTCTCGGCTTTCACCTGA
- a CDS encoding APC family permease: MPQDAATTIEDDSAHPQVALRRSLTVASLLFYGIAIIVGAGIYVAIGSVIDRAGAAAPLSFLLAGIAATMTGLCYAELASRFPEASGAAAYVKQGFGSDRAAQVTGVALTLTVAIAAASIASGAVHYLSLLIPLPPTALIVLLVASFTLLAMAGVRESVGFAAVIGAVEILGLVIAAGVGFLAAPAFDVVAMLPVSLAAWQSVVSGAFIAFFAFIGFESLANMAEEAKDPRRTVPYSIVGAVSLSTLLYVVVAAALVFAGRGGQSPLIDLFQGSHATLFAAVGALAIANGVLVEIMMLARLFYGMARRRQLPAVLGRVHPGSRTPVVATLLAGGIVLVTALLIPFERLLALANALTLGIFLVVDLALWRIQRRQPAGEGVFAVPRWVPPAAAALAGGLIVAEAIS, encoded by the coding sequence ATGCCCCAGGACGCCGCGACGACAATCGAAGATGACTCGGCACACCCGCAGGTCGCACTGCGGCGCTCGCTCACGGTTGCGTCGCTTCTTTTTTACGGGATCGCCATCATCGTAGGAGCGGGAATTTACGTCGCGATCGGTTCGGTGATCGACCGGGCCGGTGCGGCGGCGCCGCTGTCGTTCCTGCTCGCGGGCATCGCCGCGACAATGACCGGCCTGTGCTACGCGGAACTGGCCAGCCGGTTTCCGGAAGCCTCCGGCGCCGCAGCCTACGTTAAGCAGGGCTTCGGTTCCGACCGCGCAGCACAGGTGACCGGTGTCGCTTTGACGCTCACGGTCGCGATCGCCGCCGCCTCGATTGCTAGCGGTGCGGTCCATTATCTCTCTCTGCTCATCCCCCTACCGCCAACCGCCCTGATCGTGCTGTTGGTGGCAAGCTTCACACTGCTGGCGATGGCGGGGGTACGGGAGAGCGTCGGCTTCGCGGCGGTTATCGGCGCGGTCGAGATCCTGGGCCTTGTCATCGCGGCCGGGGTGGGTTTCCTCGCTGCCCCTGCCTTCGACGTCGTGGCCATGTTACCGGTAAGCCTCGCCGCATGGCAGAGCGTTGTGAGCGGCGCCTTCATTGCGTTCTTCGCCTTCATCGGCTTTGAGAGTCTGGCCAATATGGCGGAAGAGGCCAAGGACCCTCGCCGCACGGTCCCCTACAGCATTGTCGGCGCGGTCTCGCTCAGCACGTTGCTTTACGTCGTGGTCGCAGCGGCCCTGGTCTTCGCCGGTCGTGGCGGCCAAAGCCCCCTGATCGACCTGTTCCAGGGCTCACACGCAACGCTGTTCGCCGCCGTGGGTGCTCTCGCCATCGCCAATGGCGTCTTGGTCGAGATCATGATGTTGGCGCGACTCTTCTATGGCATGGCCCGTCGGCGACAACTTCCCGCCGTGCTCGGCCGCGTCCATCCGGGAAGCCGCACACCGGTCGTGGCAACTTTACTCGCCGGCGGTATCGTGTTGGTAACCGCATTGCTGATTCCGTTCGAGCGGCTGCTCGCGCTTGCCAATGCTCTGACGCTGGGCATTTTTTTGGTCGTCGATCTCGCGCTGTGGCGCATCCAGCGCAGGCAGCCAGCTGGCGAGGGCGTCTTTGCAGTGCCGCGTTGGGTGCCACCAGCCGCCGCGGCGCTTGCCGGCGGGTTAATCGTGGCGGAGGCTATCTCATGA
- a CDS encoding branched-chain amino acid ABC transporter permease → MVFRHIIGLAVAAAILPLAVPWLGFVFVLAVGKGLAALGVAMLLRGGLISIGHALYFAVGAYATAFLMRDGRVQDLLLLLVLSTITATMAGLLVGAFMVRYRAIFFAMLNLAVSMVFFTLLSKMYHLTGGTDGLRVATPTLLGFELSRAAFNPILQYGSLLLMVGTALIVDRYLRSPLGEALSAVHSNEVRLEYLGVSARSVILIAYTASAALAGLGGAVTAMAVGHIVPELSYWTISGQLVLIAVLGGIGGTPGAFIGAFFLELIRTFAVGFAADAWNAIIGIALLVVIFFLPEGLYGLLMRVRKQEKAQ, encoded by the coding sequence ATGGTTTTTCGTCATATTATCGGTCTTGCCGTCGCCGCCGCCATTTTGCCATTGGCCGTTCCGTGGCTGGGCTTTGTCTTTGTCTTGGCGGTGGGAAAAGGCCTGGCCGCGCTTGGTGTTGCAATGCTCTTGCGGGGCGGCCTGATCTCGATTGGCCATGCCTTGTATTTTGCCGTAGGCGCCTATGCCACGGCGTTCTTGATGCGCGATGGCCGCGTTCAGGACCTGCTGTTGCTGCTCGTTCTGTCGACAATCACTGCGACAATGGCCGGGTTGCTGGTCGGTGCGTTCATGGTGCGCTACCGCGCGATCTTCTTCGCCATGCTCAATCTTGCCGTTTCGATGGTGTTCTTCACGTTATTGTCCAAGATGTACCACCTGACCGGCGGCACCGACGGGCTTCGCGTCGCAACACCAACATTGCTTGGATTCGAACTCAGCCGCGCAGCTTTCAATCCGATCCTGCAATACGGTTCTCTGTTGCTGATGGTCGGCACAGCGCTGATTGTTGATCGCTACTTGCGAAGCCCGCTGGGCGAGGCGCTCAGCGCGGTTCACAGTAACGAAGTGCGTTTGGAATATCTGGGTGTTTCAGCGCGCAGCGTCATTCTCATCGCCTACACGGCCTCGGCGGCTCTAGCGGGGCTGGGGGGCGCTGTGACGGCGATGGCGGTTGGTCACATTGTTCCGGAACTGTCGTACTGGACAATATCGGGTCAACTGGTTCTGATTGCCGTGCTCGGCGGGATCGGCGGGACGCCGGGTGCGTTCATCGGCGCGTTCTTTCTTGAACTGATCCGCACATTCGCGGTCGGCTTTGCGGCCGATGCGTGGAATGCCATTATTGGCATTGCGCTGTTGGTCGTGATTTTCTTTCTGCCGGAGGGCCTTTATGGCTTGCTCATGCGCGTCAGGAAGCAGGAAAAGGCGCAATGA
- the glk gene encoding glucokinase, producing the protein MAFAGEHLLLGDIGATNARFALLSNGALGPISWFAVADFPRFADAVKAYLDRHCRQMSVSEALLAVAGPIDEDRCVFTNCPWTVDVAELRAAFGFEKVRIFNDFQATAMSLPLLTTADLYPLGDGEGVPGKPMAVLGPGTGLGVACIVPGAQGPIVIASEGGHATMAASSEREDAIINYLRGRFGHVSAERVVSGSGLENLYDAVVALDGVSAPKRNAAEITKAALDGTCPVANSALDLFCAMLGTVAGNVALMFGARGGIYIAGGIAPRLTEFMARSKFRARFEQKGRFRKYIEAIPSSIILHPAATFMGLQSIAKCGLRLQQRDQPNSR; encoded by the coding sequence ATGGCATTCGCAGGCGAGCACCTGTTATTGGGCGATATTGGTGCCACGAACGCGAGATTTGCACTATTGTCGAATGGTGCCCTTGGCCCGATCAGCTGGTTTGCGGTAGCTGATTTCCCTCGATTTGCCGATGCCGTTAAAGCTTACTTGGACCGTCATTGTCGGCAGATGTCGGTGTCTGAGGCGTTACTTGCTGTCGCCGGTCCGATTGACGAAGATCGTTGCGTGTTCACGAATTGCCCGTGGACAGTCGATGTTGCAGAGCTGCGTGCGGCATTTGGCTTTGAGAAGGTGCGTATCTTCAATGATTTTCAGGCAACCGCCATGTCATTGCCGCTCCTGACAACAGCAGATCTATATCCGCTGGGGGATGGCGAAGGCGTACCGGGGAAACCAATGGCGGTGCTTGGGCCTGGAACCGGTCTCGGCGTGGCCTGCATTGTTCCGGGAGCTCAAGGCCCAATTGTCATTGCAAGCGAAGGCGGCCACGCGACAATGGCAGCCAGTTCCGAACGTGAAGATGCCATCATCAATTATCTGCGCGGGCGTTTCGGCCACGTATCGGCGGAGCGGGTCGTTTCTGGTAGCGGGCTAGAAAATCTGTATGACGCCGTCGTTGCGCTTGATGGAGTTAGCGCGCCAAAGCGCAATGCCGCCGAGATTACGAAGGCAGCGCTGGACGGCACCTGCCCAGTCGCGAACTCGGCGCTGGACCTGTTTTGTGCAATGCTGGGAACGGTCGCCGGAAATGTTGCTCTGATGTTCGGCGCTCGGGGCGGCATCTATATCGCAGGTGGGATTGCCCCGCGGCTCACCGAATTCATGGCACGCTCGAAATTCCGCGCGCGATTCGAACAGAAAGGACGCTTTCGAAAGTACATCGAAGCTATTCCGTCAAGCATCATCTTGCACCCAGCGGCGACATTCATGGGTTTGCAGTCAATTGCGAAATGCGGACTTCGGTTGCAACAACGAGACCAACCGAACTCACGCTGA
- a CDS encoding cyclase family protein, translated as MNPLIGHVTRFCAALAITVASAAAHAQIAKDAVSKSPWGPADEIGALNMMSDQSRLDALKMVAGGKVYDLAVDLFVGMPTCCADAFGDPSYQIWKTHEPLRREGERLVSHSSDAILMNTHTGTHIDSLNHFGLQGKIWNGVSASDAIGDRGWARSGADKYPHIVARGVLIDVAAAKGAKHLPASYAISVADLRDALEKQRSRLRPGDVVLIRTGLMTLWPDRSKYRIADQAGLSLEAARWLVEEQKAMLLGADNFGVESFPSRNPANFAPLHTYLLAEKGVSFMEVLWLEDLAKDRVHEFLFIASPLKLRGATGSPIRPLAIPIRRPG; from the coding sequence ATGAATCCCCTGATTGGTCATGTCACGAGGTTCTGCGCCGCTTTGGCCATCACGGTTGCGAGTGCGGCTGCGCATGCGCAGATCGCGAAAGACGCCGTGTCGAAAAGCCCCTGGGGGCCCGCCGACGAGATCGGAGCTCTCAACATGATGAGCGATCAGTCGAGGCTCGATGCCCTGAAGATGGTCGCCGGCGGCAAGGTCTACGATCTCGCCGTCGACCTGTTCGTCGGAATGCCGACCTGTTGCGCCGACGCCTTCGGAGATCCGAGCTACCAGATCTGGAAGACGCATGAACCGCTCCGTCGCGAAGGCGAGCGCCTGGTTTCCCACTCGAGCGACGCAATCCTGATGAACACCCACACCGGGACGCATATCGACAGCCTCAACCATTTCGGACTCCAGGGCAAAATCTGGAACGGGGTCAGCGCAAGCGATGCGATCGGCGATCGCGGATGGGCCAGATCCGGCGCCGACAAATATCCGCATATCGTGGCCAGAGGAGTGCTCATCGACGTCGCGGCGGCAAAAGGCGCCAAGCACCTGCCCGCGTCCTATGCCATCTCGGTGGCGGACTTGCGGGACGCGCTGGAGAAGCAGCGCTCGAGGCTTCGGCCCGGCGACGTCGTCCTGATCCGGACCGGTCTGATGACGCTGTGGCCCGACAGATCGAAGTACCGCATCGCCGATCAGGCCGGCCTGAGCCTGGAGGCCGCGCGGTGGCTGGTCGAAGAGCAGAAGGCGATGCTGCTCGGCGCCGACAATTTCGGCGTCGAAAGCTTCCCTTCCAGGAATCCCGCGAATTTCGCTCCCTTGCACACCTATCTTCTGGCCGAGAAGGGCGTGTCGTTCATGGAAGTGCTGTGGCTGGAAGATCTGGCGAAGGATCGCGTGCATGAGTTTCTCTTCATTGCATCCCCGCTGAAACTCCGCGGTGCGACCGGATCGCCCATCCGGCCGCTGGCGATACCAATTCGGCGCCCAGGGTGA
- a CDS encoding branched-chain amino acid ABC transporter permease has translation MLSAYIPLVVDGLADAALIFFVAVGLTLVFSVMRILNVAHGSFYALGAYASVVIGIWLTGRGGPILGLAALVVSPILIAVLLGPLIERTLLRWTYGRPEALQILVTFGLFLILEDAQKLLFGVQPYSNAAPMQIFGISQIGGIVYLNYQLLLIAMAIGVAIGLRLMLKHTRIGKLIVAVVADQEVAQTLGIDSSRVFILAFSLGVFLAALGGALASPTVGVAPGLGSETIVLAFAVAAIGGLGQIEGAALAAILVGLTRSAAIYFAPEFQPVAPYLVMLAVLLVRPYGLFGSVGLRRI, from the coding sequence ATGCTTTCTGCCTACATTCCTTTGGTCGTCGACGGTTTGGCGGACGCGGCACTGATCTTCTTTGTCGCCGTTGGGTTGACGCTTGTCTTCAGCGTCATGCGGATCCTCAACGTGGCCCATGGGAGTTTTTACGCCCTTGGTGCCTACGCCAGTGTCGTCATCGGCATCTGGTTGACCGGGCGCGGCGGACCCATCTTGGGCCTCGCCGCGCTCGTGGTCAGCCCGATCTTGATCGCGGTTCTGCTAGGACCCTTGATTGAACGAACGCTGCTGCGCTGGACCTATGGACGTCCAGAGGCGTTGCAAATCCTGGTGACGTTCGGATTGTTCCTCATCCTGGAAGATGCACAGAAGCTGCTGTTTGGCGTGCAACCCTATTCCAACGCCGCGCCTATGCAAATTTTCGGCATCAGCCAGATCGGCGGAATCGTTTATCTTAATTATCAGCTTCTGCTGATTGCAATGGCGATAGGAGTTGCGATAGGGCTGCGCCTGATGCTCAAACATACGCGCATCGGCAAGCTCATCGTGGCGGTGGTTGCCGACCAGGAAGTTGCGCAGACGCTCGGCATCGATTCCTCACGCGTATTCATCCTGGCATTTTCCCTCGGTGTTTTTCTTGCAGCTCTGGGCGGCGCCCTGGCTTCTCCAACTGTCGGCGTTGCGCCCGGACTCGGATCTGAGACGATCGTGCTTGCCTTTGCGGTGGCCGCGATCGGTGGCCTTGGACAGATCGAGGGGGCCGCGCTCGCCGCGATCCTCGTGGGGCTGACGCGATCGGCAGCCATATACTTTGCGCCCGAATTTCAGCCGGTCGCTCCTTATCTCGTCATGCTCGCCGTCCTCTTGGTGCGTCCCTATGGATTGTTCGGCTCAGTTGGTCTGAGGCGGATCTGA
- a CDS encoding 6-phosphofructokinase — protein sequence MPRKRIGILTGGGDVAGLNAVIKTVTYRGSENGIEVIGFRRGWEGLTHLNLEDPASRRRYVMILDRENTRTIDRSGGTVLHTSRTNPSKMKRLPDHLAAEDFPVTPSANSDAAAKTWDVSKQVLANLSALGIEHLIVVGGDDTLGYAAELSKLGVKIVAVPKTMDNDVRNTEYCIGFSTAITRATDTIQRQRTTVASHERIGIFRVFGRDAGFTALYTAYVTSIRCVIPEYKVDLGKLIRLLVEDKQTSPGNYALVVLSEGAEWKGYETREYGEPDAFGHRKKANVAEMLADEIGRRTGQETIVSDLTYDLRSGNPDFLDKLVGLTFGNMAYDAMLDGKTGVMSALVEGKYELVPIPDPKLGPRKMDVATTYNIERYRPLYTNKRGLPVFLHRAS from the coding sequence ATGCCTCGAAAGCGTATCGGCATTCTCACTGGCGGCGGTGATGTCGCTGGCCTCAACGCGGTCATAAAGACCGTGACCTACCGCGGCAGCGAGAACGGTATTGAGGTCATCGGTTTCCGTCGTGGCTGGGAGGGACTTACGCACCTCAATCTCGAGGACCCGGCAAGCAGGAGGCGCTATGTCATGATCCTGGACCGCGAGAACACGCGCACCATCGACCGGAGCGGCGGGACCGTGCTGCATACGAGCCGGACCAACCCGTCCAAAATGAAAAGGCTTCCCGATCACCTCGCGGCCGAGGATTTTCCGGTTACCCCGAGTGCCAATAGCGACGCCGCCGCCAAGACCTGGGATGTCTCTAAGCAAGTGCTGGCGAACCTTTCGGCGCTGGGCATCGAGCACCTTATAGTCGTTGGCGGCGATGATACGCTCGGCTATGCGGCCGAACTCAGCAAGCTCGGCGTCAAGATCGTAGCCGTCCCGAAGACGATGGATAACGATGTCCGCAACACCGAGTACTGTATCGGCTTCTCGACAGCAATCACCCGCGCAACTGACACTATTCAGCGTCAGCGAACCACCGTCGCGTCGCACGAGCGGATCGGCATTTTCCGCGTCTTCGGCCGCGATGCCGGATTTACGGCGCTCTACACCGCGTATGTTACCTCGATCCGTTGTGTCATTCCCGAATACAAGGTCGATCTTGGAAAACTCATCCGGCTGCTCGTTGAGGACAAGCAAACGAGCCCGGGCAATTACGCCCTGGTTGTGCTCAGCGAAGGCGCAGAGTGGAAGGGCTATGAAACGCGGGAATACGGCGAACCCGACGCATTTGGGCACCGTAAAAAGGCGAATGTGGCTGAGATGCTTGCCGACGAGATTGGTCGGCGCACCGGCCAGGAGACGATCGTGTCCGACCTCACCTACGATCTGCGCTCAGGCAATCCGGACTTCCTCGACAAGCTTGTGGGCTTGACCTTTGGCAATATGGCCTACGACGCCATGCTGGATGGCAAGACCGGCGTCATGTCGGCGCTTGTAGAGGGCAAATACGAGCTGGTGCCCATCCCTGATCCGAAGCTCGGGCCGCGCAAGATGGATGTCGCCACCACGTACAACATCGAGCGCTACCGTCCCCTATATACAAACAAGAGAGGGCTGCCTGTCTTTCTGCATCGCGCATCGTAG
- a CDS encoding TspO/MBR family protein: MDASSWFSLLGFAAACFLVAMTGSFFRPGDWYEGLKKPTWRPPNRLFAPVWTVLYLMIAVSGWLVWREAGFAGAALPLAVYAVQLVLNAAWTPLFFSLRRPDLGFVDIVLVWLSIVATIVLFMPIHVGAALLLLPYLGWVTFATALNFAIWRLNLSPSQS, encoded by the coding sequence ATGGATGCGTCTTCCTGGTTCTCGCTGCTGGGTTTCGCCGCCGCGTGCTTCCTCGTGGCCATGACAGGCAGCTTCTTCCGGCCGGGTGACTGGTACGAGGGCTTGAAGAAGCCAACGTGGCGACCGCCTAACCGGCTGTTTGCACCGGTGTGGACCGTTCTCTACTTGATGATCGCTGTATCCGGCTGGCTGGTTTGGCGGGAGGCCGGGTTTGCCGGTGCCGCACTGCCGCTCGCAGTCTATGCCGTTCAACTCGTTCTCAATGCCGCGTGGACGCCACTGTTCTTCAGCCTCCGCCGTCCTGATCTCGGGTTCGTCGACATTGTTCTAGTCTGGCTATCAATTGTGGCGACGATTGTACTCTTCATGCCGATCCATGTCGGAGCCGCCTTGCTGCTCCTGCCCTATCTTGGGTGGGTCACATTCGCCACGGCGCTCAATTTTGCGATCTGGCGACTCAATCTTTCACCATCACAGAGCTAG
- a CDS encoding glutathione S-transferase N-terminal domain-containing protein, whose amino-acid sequence MSAPIDIYVWATPNSWKITIALEEMALPYNVRPVAIVKGEQFKPEFLAISPNNRIPAIVDPDGPDGAPVSVFESGAILSYLGRKTGKFYPADERGRTEVEQWLFWQMAGVGPMFGQASHFRNYAPTLVDDPIKIDYSAKRYDNEVSRLLGVLDARLSGCSFVAGDYSIADMAIYPWVGYAGHLGQDLDAFPRVQAWLKRVGTRPAVVRGMAVGADLPRSSPPAGSEEHREFAKALFGQNAQTVVAARQQSPQT is encoded by the coding sequence ATGTCCGCACCAATCGATATCTATGTCTGGGCCACGCCCAATAGCTGGAAGATTACGATTGCGCTCGAGGAAATGGCGCTTCCCTATAATGTGCGACCGGTCGCGATCGTCAAAGGCGAGCAGTTCAAGCCTGAATTCCTCGCAATCTCCCCGAACAACCGGATTCCCGCAATCGTCGATCCCGACGGCCCGGACGGCGCACCGGTGTCCGTGTTCGAGTCGGGCGCAATCCTGAGCTATCTCGGCCGCAAGACCGGAAAGTTCTATCCCGCCGACGAGCGCGGCCGCACCGAGGTCGAGCAATGGCTGTTCTGGCAAATGGCAGGTGTCGGACCGATGTTCGGCCAGGCGAGCCACTTCCGGAACTACGCGCCCACTCTCGTCGACGACCCGATCAAGATCGACTATTCGGCCAAACGCTACGACAACGAGGTAAGCCGGCTGCTCGGCGTGCTCGATGCGCGGCTGTCCGGCTGCAGTTTCGTTGCAGGCGACTACTCGATTGCCGACATGGCGATCTATCCCTGGGTCGGCTATGCCGGACATCTCGGTCAGGACCTGGACGCGTTTCCGCGTGTGCAGGCCTGGCTCAAGCGGGTTGGCACTCGCCCGGCGGTCGTCCGCGGCATGGCGGTCGGGGCTGACCTGCCGCGCTCGTCGCCGCCGGCCGGCAGCGAGGAGCACCGCGAGTTCGCCAAGGCGCTGTTCGGACAGAATGCACAGACCGTCGTCGCCGCGCGACAGCAAAGTCCGCAGACATGA
- a CDS encoding ABC transporter substrate-binding protein, giving the protein MGIFTFTSGPAAAYGMPGRNAAELVLEKINAQGGIGGVKVKPIYVDEGQGTDGVVAEFRRLAADTNNQAMIAALSSGNCLALAPVAEQLKMPTFMWNCDTHQLFLKDKYQYVYRTNSSTVPEFIASVLYLLSVNPNVKTAAIINPDYAFGRDAGLIFKETLKALKPDVEIVAELYPKLGSPSFNTEISRLSAAQPDVIFSNLWGADLENFVRQAAPRQLFSRGKVILALGESVLQRVGTLLPEGVIVGVIGDGWWKSPHAQANALTRDFVESYRKRYNEYPVFPSFKMANTLYAVKAIYEKALATNKDRWPTREDLIAAAGNLKTETLTGTLELRPDHDGLVDQIVGVTVKDPAYPFPIMGQMVRYPARAVTPPAGIDPIAWIAKLKPDVLATLPKPGSYK; this is encoded by the coding sequence ATGGGGATATTTACGTTCACGTCGGGCCCCGCGGCCGCGTACGGCATGCCTGGTCGCAACGCCGCAGAATTGGTGCTTGAAAAGATAAACGCCCAGGGCGGCATTGGCGGTGTCAAGGTCAAGCCGATCTATGTCGACGAGGGGCAGGGGACTGACGGCGTCGTTGCCGAGTTTCGGCGTCTGGCTGCAGACACAAACAATCAGGCAATGATTGCGGCACTATCCAGCGGCAATTGTCTGGCCCTGGCGCCCGTTGCCGAGCAATTGAAGATGCCCACATTCATGTGGAATTGTGACACGCATCAGTTGTTCTTGAAGGATAAGTATCAATATGTCTACCGAACCAACAGCAGCACGGTTCCGGAGTTTATTGCTTCCGTCCTGTATCTTCTCTCTGTCAATCCAAACGTAAAGACTGCCGCCATCATCAATCCGGATTATGCGTTCGGTCGCGATGCCGGATTGATCTTCAAGGAAACTCTTAAGGCGCTTAAGCCGGACGTTGAAATCGTCGCCGAGCTGTATCCAAAGCTCGGCTCGCCGAGCTTCAATACCGAGATCTCGCGCTTGTCGGCGGCCCAGCCGGACGTGATCTTCTCCAACTTGTGGGGAGCGGACCTTGAGAACTTTGTCCGCCAGGCGGCGCCCCGCCAATTGTTCAGCCGGGGGAAGGTGATCCTGGCGCTCGGCGAATCCGTTCTGCAGCGGGTCGGCACGTTGCTTCCGGAAGGTGTGATCGTCGGCGTGATTGGCGACGGCTGGTGGAAATCCCCGCATGCGCAGGCGAACGCGCTAACCCGGGATTTCGTCGAAAGCTATCGCAAGCGCTATAATGAGTATCCGGTGTTCCCGTCCTTCAAGATGGCAAACACGCTCTATGCCGTGAAGGCGATCTATGAAAAGGCGCTGGCGACCAACAAGGACCGCTGGCCGACCCGCGAGGACTTGATCGCAGCCGCCGGGAATCTGAAGACGGAAACCCTGACAGGAACACTGGAGCTGCGCCCCGACCATGACGGTCTCGTTGATCAGATTGTCGGCGTCACCGTGAAGGATCCCGCCTATCCGTTCCCGATCATGGGGCAAATGGTTCGCTACCCGGCCAGGGCCGTCACGCCTCCTGCCGGCATCGATCCAATCGCATGGATCGCGAAACTCAAGCCGGACGTGCTGGCCACATTGCCGAAGCCCGGCTCCTATAAATAA
- a CDS encoding cupin domain-containing protein, giving the protein MYGFVADIEKLTEENGDFRRVLYTSKNLQLVLMAIKPGSEIGEEIHTDRDQFFRIEKGTGEVVIDGHRSKIKGDDAIIVPAGARHNIMNTGEEPLRLYTLYAPPEHRDGTVHVTKADAEASERHFDGKTTE; this is encoded by the coding sequence ATGTACGGCTTCGTCGCTGATATTGAGAAACTAACGGAAGAGAATGGCGATTTCCGGCGAGTGCTCTACACGAGCAAGAACCTTCAACTTGTGCTGATGGCGATCAAACCTGGTAGCGAAATTGGCGAAGAGATTCACACCGACCGCGACCAGTTCTTCCGCATTGAAAAGGGCACGGGAGAGGTCGTGATTGACGGACATCGCTCGAAGATCAAGGGCGACGATGCCATCATTGTGCCGGCAGGTGCTCGCCACAACATCATGAATACCGGCGAAGAACCCTTACGGCTGTACACCCTCTATGCGCCGCCGGAGCATCGCGACGGCACGGTGCACGTGACAAAAGCTGATGCCGAAGCTTCGGAAAGGCATTTTGACGGCAAGACAACTGAGTGA